Proteins from a single region of Apium graveolens cultivar Ventura chromosome 7, ASM990537v1, whole genome shotgun sequence:
- the LOC141670900 gene encoding uncharacterized protein LOC141670900 → MEEYSDVMNCRYMSDSILMRLLRSAMDNAYERVQSTDGTIECLHERSIFYELAIIQIKGCCGLIHEETDSCIPERSRENVLAELIGLQDLLQARLKDMKSLIHEKDYELIERSKNELTLTHALALKERELRHLHANIEIERAKGESFQDFKEGEICELKNSIHKQLLNIKQNLKDERARESASSAINLEIDADMFDEYEDCHFSENRKLYARPEQSIVIEQMSSDIDILEGSLNIAFKRMQNAVICPLEEQVKWMIERETTSTVIKGYILDLEQKVELSSRSPNEYMLELIDEMTRLRDELETLTIKDENIERRGQGNYKSLGASVRDSEPLPDSDYMEELSEEDLADENTNHVAKLIQNHEYFIWRQQSKSLGCNKVLGQRHYLSAERDKLGCTERRIRDLVEKIESITKLKDEKWINIPACLEHEKRKKGTSRNYKKLLKEERIRFKEEKFASELQALVVEDTQNILLKGLVEKFYLELCTCESESFIRDEIYLTFYREAIKNFTTSNKLQTDICAIFTREMINEYKERVGSNVIEILGNEMRRIVYDEVIKYMKNEAYCAIRQHQDLRDVVQNSLKVDVDTVLLRDIVKALKMEKEAYKFYNFNREDIYWLIVDPSMKEVLNQCCSENLVYNNVGSSLKSTEHTFSSLKCPELHKYLMPKTNAYTKVDNLQPRDLDLCSSVDSSSPYVTTFNLVSKNFRSFLHQISKSKELLKDRHTLEIQIDNIESLHEKEKSLAKWDTIFAPLIRFQKLLLDFKNMAEQKLQTSNLRLEKLKKKIDLMFQSSTLVRKNNLLYKEAFVRGRYNLQLAENEVDLLGNQVDALLGLLHKIYSILDQYSPILSLYFDVSGILKQIDEKVDGMRK, encoded by the exons ATGGAAGAATATTCAGATGTAATGAATTGTAGATACATGTCAGATTCGATATTGATGAGACTCTTAAGGTCTGCCATGGACAATGCTTATGAAAGAGTACAGTCTACAGATGGAACAATAGAGTGCCTGCATGAGAGATCTATATTCTATGAACTTGCTATAATTCAAATAAAGGGTTGTTGTGGTCTGATTCATGAAGAAACGGACAGCTGCATCCCGGAAAGAAGCCGCGAAAACGTGCTAGCAGAATTGATAGGACTCCAAGATCTTCTCCAAGCGCGTCTGAAAGATATGAAGAGTTTAATCCATGAAAAAGATTACGAGTTAATTGAGAGATCAAAGAATGAGTTGACGCTTACGCATGCATTGGCATTGAAAGAAAGAGAATTACGACATTTACATGCTAATATTGAGATTGAAAGAGCTAAAGGTGAGAGTTTTCAGGATTTTAAAGAAGGGGAGATTTGCGAACTCAAAAACTCAATTCATAAACAACTTTTGAATATTAAGCAAAATTTGAAAGATGAACGCGCAAGGGAATCAGCTTCGAGTGCTATTAATCTTGAgattgatgcagatatgtttgatgaGTATGAGGATTGCCATTTTTCAGAGAACAGGAAGTTGTATGCTAGACCTGAACAAAGCATAGTGATTGAACAAATGAGCTCTGACATTGACATTTTAGAAGGATCATTGAACATTGCTTTCAAAAGAATGCAAAATGCTGTGATTTGTCCGCTAGAAGAGCAAGTGAAGTGGATGATAGAAAGGGAAACAACATCAACTGTTATAAAAGGATACATCCTTGACCTCGAGCAAAAAGTTGAACTTTCTAGTAGATCTCCAAATGAGTATATGTTAGAACTGATTGACGAGATGACTAGATTGAGGGATGAACTTGAAACGCTTACCATTAAAGATGAGAATATCGAGAGAAGGGGTCAAGGTAATTATAAGAGTTTAGGTGCATCAGTCAGAGATAGCGAGCCTTTGCCTGATTCTGACTATATGGAAGAGTTATCTGAAGAGGATCTAGCAGATGAAAACACTAATCATGTTGCTAAGCTGATACAAAATCATGAATATTTTATCTGGAGACAACAGAGTAAGTCACTTGGTTGTAACAAAGTACTTGGACAAAGGCATTATTTATCTGCAGAAAGAGATAAACTCGGATGTACTGAGAGGAGGATTCGTGATTTAGTGGAAAAGATAGAGAGCATTACTAAATTGAAGGACGAAAAATGGATTAATATTCCAGCCTGTCTGGAACATGAGAAGAGGAAGAAAGGGACATCGCGTAATTATAAAAAACTGTTGAAAGAGGAGAGAATTAGATTCAAAGAAGAAAAGTTTGCATCAGAATTGCAAGCACTGGTAGTTGAAGATACACAAAACATTCTTTTAAAAGGTCTAGTGGAGAAGTTCTACCTTGAGTTGTGTACTTGTGAGAGTGAGAGCTTTATAAGGGATGAAATTTATTTGACCTTCTATAGAGAGGCAATTAAAAATTTTACTACTTCAAACAAACTTCAAACAGATATATGTGCAATCTTCACGCGGGAAATGATAAATGAATACAAGGAAAGAGTCGGAAGTAATGTCATTGAAATTCTGGGTAATGAAATGCGCAGGATTGTCTATGATGAGGTCATCAAATACATGAAAAATGAAGCCTATTGTGCAATAAGACAACATCAAGATTTACGTGATGTCGTACAAAATTCATTGAAGGTGGATGTTGACACTGTGCTGCTAAGAGATATTGTCAAAGCCTTGAAGATGGAAAAAGAGgcttataaattttataattttaataggGAAGATATCTATTGGTTGATCGTTGATCCGAGTATGAAAGAAGTCTTGAATCAGTGTTGTTCAGAAAATTTGGTTTATAATAATGTGGGAAGCAGTTTAAAATCTACAGAACACACTTTTTCTTCATTGAAATGCCCAGAGCTGCACAAATACCTGATGCCAAAGACAAATGCTTATACCAAGGTAGACAATTTACAGCCCCGAGATCTGGATCTATGTAGCAGTGTAGATTCTTCGAGTCCATATGTGACCACCTTCAATTTAGTGAGTAAAAACTTTAGAAGTTTCTTGCATCAAATCAGCAAGAGTAAGGAACTACTGAAGGACCGGCATACTTTGGAGATTCAAATAGACAATATAGAGAGTTTACATGAAAAAGAGAAGTCTTTAGCCAAGTGGGATACCATTTTTGCACCTCTCATAAGATTTCAAAAGTTACTTTTGGATTTCAAGAACATGGCAGAACAAAAATTACAAACAAGTAATTTGAG GTTGGAAAAACTAAAGAAAAAAATTGATCTAATgtttcaatcatcaactttagtCAGGAAAAATAATCTGCTTTACAAGGAGGCATTTGTGAGAGGACGCTATAATCTTCAACTAGCTGAAAATGAG GTTGATTTGCTAGGGAATCAAGTTGATGCCCTCCTAGGCCTGCTACATAAAATTTATTCAATACTAGATCAATATTCACCAATTTTGTCGCTGTACTTTGAT GTTTCTGGCATTTTAAAGCAGATCGATGAAAAAGTAGATG GGATGCGGAAATAA